One Littorina saxatilis isolate snail1 linkage group LG1, US_GU_Lsax_2.0, whole genome shotgun sequence genomic window carries:
- the LOC138960558 gene encoding caldesmon-like, translating into MCPSGGLLLSRVKAFPNLRRSAQSRVKAFADLRRSAQSRVKAFPDLRRSAQSRVKAFPDLRRSAQSRVKAFTDLRRSAQSRVKAFTDLRRSAQSRVKAFTDLRRSAQSRVKAFTDLRRSAQSRVKAFTDLRRSAQSRVKAFPDLRRSAQSRVKAFTDLRRSAQSRVKAFTDLRRSAQSRVKAFTDLRRSAQSRVKAFTDLRRSAQSRVKAFTDLRRSAQSRVKAFTDLRLSAQSRVKAFTDLRRSAQSRVKAFTDLRRSAESFTRKGVCLRPKDKKTA; encoded by the exons atgtgcccaagtggagggctgcTCTTATCTCGTGTGAAAGCCTTCCCTAATCTGAGACGGTCAGCCCAATCTCGTGTGAAAGCCTTCGCTGATCTGAGACGGTCAGCCCAATCTCGTGTGAAAGCCTTCCCTGATCTGAGACGGTCAGCCCAATCTCGTGTGAAAGCCTTCCCTGATCTGAGACGGTCAGCCCAATCTCGTGTGAAAGCCTTCACTGATCTGAGACGGTCAGCCCAATCTCGTGTGAAAGCCTTCACTGATCTGAGACGGTCAGCCCAATCTCGTGTGAAAGCCTTCACTGATCTGAGACGGTCAGCCCAATCTCGTGTGAAAGCCTTCACTGATCTGAGACGGTCAGCCCAATCTCGTGTGAAAGCCTTCACTGATCTGAGACGGTCAGCCCAATCTCGTGTGAAAGCCTTCCCTGATCTGAGACGGTCAGCCCAATCTCGTGTGAAAGCCTTCACTGATCTGAGACGGTCAGCCCAATCTCGTGTGAAAGCCTTCACTGATCTGAGACGGTCAGCCCAATCTCGTGTGAAAGCCTTCACTGATCTGAGACGGTCAGCCCAATCTCGTGTGAAAGCCTTCACTGATCTGAGACGGTCAGCCCAATCTCGTGTGAAAGCCTTCACTGATCTGAGACGGTCAGCCCAATCTCGTGTGAAAGCCTTCACTGATCTGAGACTGTCAGCCCAATCTCGTGTGAAAGCCTTCACTGATCTGAGACGGTCAGCCCAATCTCGTGTGAAAGCCTTCACTGATCTGAGACG GTcagccgaatcgtttacacggaagGGAGTGTGCCTTCGACCAAAGGACAAAAAGACGGCTTGA